From the genome of Pseudomonas putida:
GAACCCCCTGCCCTGGCCGATCTGCGGCGCTATCGCACTTGGGTCGAAAATGGCCAGGTCTGGGTCGACGACCAGCCCTTGCCCACACCCACGACACCGCGCCACAGCGATGCCCGTCGCTTCGTGGTGATCGGCGCCGGCGCTGCGGGTTCGGCGGCGGTCGCCACCCTGCTGGACCATGGATTCAACGGCCACCTGCTGTGGCTCGACCAGGAGCGTCAGCCCGCCTATGACCGTACCTCGCTGAGCAAATTCGTCATCGCCGGGGAGATGCCACCCGATGAGGTGCCCACGCTGCTTGAGGCCGACGTCCTGCGCCAGGGTCGGCTGGAGCGGCGCCAGGCCAAGGTGCGCGGGCTGGATGTGAAAAAGCGCAGCATCACCCTCGCCGACGGCCAGCGAATCGACTACGACGCGGCGTTGCTGGCCACCGGCGGCAAGCCTCGCCGCCCGGATATTGCCGGTGCCGACCTTGCCGGCGTGCTGACCCTGCGCTCGCGCGAAGATGCCGAGCGCCTGCTCGATGCGGCCGAGCCCGGGCAACCGGTGGTGATCGTTGGCGACGGATTCATTGGCCTGGAGGCCGCTGCGGCGCTTCACAAATATGGCTTGCAGGTACACGTGGTGAGCCGCCATGAGGTACCACTGGCCAAGCAACTGGGCGAACGGATCGGTCGCAGCATCCGTCAGTTGCACGAGCGCAAGGGCGTGACGTTCCATGGCCCCACCGAAGTACTGCGTTTCGAGGGCCAGGGCCAGGTCGAGGCCGTGCAACTGGCCAATGGCGAGCGGCTGGCCACGCCATTGGTGTTACTGGGCACCGGGGTCAGCCCGGCGACCGCCTTCCTTCATGGGCTGGACCTGGCAAAGGACCAGTCGGTGAAGGCCGACGCGCAGCTGCGCGTCGCCGATGGCCTGTGGGCCGCAGGCGACATTGCGACCTTCCCCCTGGCCGGTCGCCCGATACGCATCGAACATTGGCGCCTGGCCCAGCAGCACGCCGTGATCGCCGCCGCCAACATGCTCGGCGAGCAGCGCCAGTACGACGACGTGCCGTTTTTCTGGACGTATCAACATGGCCGTACTTATGAAGTGCTGGGCCATGCGCGGGACTGGGACCATATCGAGTTCGTCGGCGAGCCTGAACAAGGTGACTTCATTGCCTTGCAGTGCGTGGGCGATCAGGTCGAAGCGGTGATCGCCAAAGGTTATTCCGACGCCATGGCACAGTTGTCGCAGCGAATGAAACGCCCCCTGAGCCTGGCCGATGCCCTGGCATTGATCTGACCTGCGACCAGGCTACCCAGGCAAAAACCAGCTATGGTTGGCACACCACAATAACAAGCCATGGACCGCTCATGCCTGCGTATCCAGGAACACCCCGCCCCAGCGAGCTGGCGGCCTTCATCGACTGCCACTTCGCCGACCGCGGCCTGCAGCCCGAGGCGGTGATCGCCGAGTCATGGTACCGCAGCATCAACCAGCACCGCCTGGACCCCGAGCTGCGCCACGTCGACAACATTCTCAGCGCCGCCGAGGTACGTCAGCACCAGGCCCAGCACGAGGCCTACCTGGCGATAGCCAGCCAGGGCGTCAGCGGCTTGGCCCGGCGTGTGGTGGATGCCGGCTTCGCCGTGCTGCTCAGCGATGCCGACGGCATCACCCTGGACGCACGCCTGCCTGCCGACCAGCAGCGCTATACCCGCTCAGGGTTGCGCGTGGGCGCCCGCTGGGACGAGTCGATCGCCGGCACCAACGGCATCGGCACCGCCCTGGCGTCGCGCCAAGCCTTGACCATTCACCGCCAGGAGCATTTCCTTTCGGCCAACGCGAGGCTCAGCTGCTCGGTGGCGCCCCTGTTCGACGCCCAGGGCCAACTGCTTGGCTGCCTCAACGCCACCTGCCTGCAAAACGAGGGTCCCAAGCAAGCCCAGCAGCTCACCCTGCAACTGGTGACGCTGTACGCCCGGCTGATCGAGAACACCCATTTTCGCCAGCGTTATCGCGACTGCCTGACCCTGGCGGTCACGCCCCGTGACGACCTCGCCGACCTGGCCAACGAACAGCTGCTGGCCCTGGACCCGAGCGGCCGGGTGATCGGTGCCAACCAGGCGGCGTTCGCCGCGTACCCCCATGCCTTGCTGGGGCGACGCATCGACCAACTGCTGCCGGCCAACGTCGATGCCCTGCTCGACCTTACGCGCGGCGGCGCCCGAGGTGCTCATCTGCGCAGCCAGGATGAGCAGTTGCTGGACGTCGGCCTGCGCGTGCCTGCCGGATACCGCCAAGCCCCGGCACGTCCCGGCGTCGCTCCCGGCATCCGTCACCCGAGCCTGGAGCGCTTGGCCGGCAGTGACCCGCAGCTGCAGCAAGGCGTCCGGCGGCTGCGCAAGGTGTTGGACCAGGAAATCGCCATTCTCCTGCATGGCGAGACCGGCACCGGCAAGGAGGCGTTCGCCCGCGCCCTGCATCAGGCCAGCCGGCGTCAGGCAGGGCCATTCGTGGCGCTCAACTGCGCGGCGATTCCCGAGTCGTTGATCGAGAGCGAACTGTTCGGCTATCGCGCCGGCAGTTTCACCGGCGCCAACCGCAAGGGCATGAAGGGCAAGCTGGAGCTGGCCAATGGCGGAACGCTGTTCCTCGACGAAATCGGCGACATGCCGGCGCACCTGCAAACGCGCCTGTTGCGCGTGCTGGCCGAGCGCGAGTTGTTGCCTCTGGGCGCCGATACGCCCGTGGCGCTGGACATCCAGGTGATCTCCGCCACGCACCAGGACCTGCAGGCGATGATCGCCGACAAGCGTTTTCGCCAGGATCTGTACTATCGCCTGTGCGGCATGCGCATGGTGCTGCCGGCACTACGCGAGCGTAGCGACCGAGCCGATTTGATCGAGCAGTTGCTGGCGGGATTGCCCAGTGGCGCCGGCTTGCGCCTGAGCAGCGAGGCCCGCAATTGCCTGCTGCACCATCCATGGCCGGGCAACGTGCGGCAGTTGCTCAACACGCTGCGCTATGCGGTGGCATTGGCTGAGGATGGCGTGATCGAACTGGCCGATCTGCCGGAAGAGCTGCTGGACCAGGCTGGCCCAGCAACGCACTCGGCGCTGGAGTTGCAGGTCGAGAATGCCGAGGCACGGCATCTGCTTGAGGTGCTGAAGCGCGAAAGGTGGAACATGAGCGCGGCGGCCGAAGCGGCCGGGATTTCGCGTTCGACGTTGTATCGGAAGATGAAGCGGTATGGGATTGTACAGCCGAACCTGGTGGGGTGATTGCACGGGGACTGCTTGGGGCTTCGAGCGCTTGACGATGGATATGTGGTGCCGCCTATATCGAGCGCCGCCCGCGCGGCGCATCGCGACGCAAGGCCGCTCCCACATTTGTTGCAACGTGCCACTGTCTGGCAGGCCATGGTGTTTGCCTTGGGGGACAGCACAGATATCGCGCCGGCCCACCAGGCTGACAACCATGGCCTACCCTACATAATTGGCCCGAAACAGATGTGGGAGCGGCCTTGCGTCGCGATGCGCCGCGCGGGCGGCGCTCGATCTCATGAGCAAAGATGCTCTTCAGACGGGCCTATCCCGCCTCCCCCTCAACCCTGGATATACACCACCTGGGTCCGCGTGTACTCATACAACCCATGCTTGCCATCGGCCCCGCCGATCCCGGACTTGCGCGCCCCGGCGTGGAAACCCTGCATGGCCTCGAAATTCTCCCGGTTGATGTAGGTCTCGCCAAAATCGATCTCACGACAGGCCTTGAGCGCCGCGTTGAGATCCCGGGTGTACAGCGACGAAGTCAGGCCGTACTCGCTGTCATTGGCCAACGCAATGGCCTCATCGAGATCCTCCACCACCTGGATCGGCAACACCGGCCCGAAGATTTCCTTGCGCATGATCTCCATGTCGGCAGAACAGCCAGCCAGCACCGTCGGCTGGTAATGGAAGCCCGCACCGAGGTCGGCCACCTGCCCGCCCGTGGCCACCTGGGCACCCTGCCCGACCGCAGTGCGGACCATCTGCGCGACCTTGTCGAGCCCGGCCTGGTTGATCAGCGGCCCCATGTCCAGGTCCGCCTGCTGCGAGGGGTCGCCATAGCGGGTCGCTGCCATGGCCTGGGCCACCTTGTCGACGAAGGCGTCGGCTACCTTGCGCTCCACGTACACCCGTTCGGCGCAGTTGCACACCTGCCCGGTGTTGATCACCCGCGAGGCGACGATGGCCTTCACCGCCAGGTCCAGGTCGGCATCGCCCAACACGATTGCCGGCGCCTTGCCGCCGAGTTCGAGGTTCAGCTTGGTGATGTTCGGCGCCGCTGCGGCCATGATCCGCGCACCGGTGGCGACGCTGCCGGTGAAGCTCACGAGGTCCACTCCGGCATGGCTGGAAAGGCCATGGCCAACACTGGCGCCCTTGCCGCCGACCACATTGAAGACCCCCGCAGGCAGATCGGTCTCGGCCACCAAACGGGCGAATTCATAGCAGTTGATCGGTGTTTCTTCGCTGGGCTTGATCACGATGGTATTACCGGTGATCAACGCCGGGGCCATCTTGCGCGCAATCAGGAAGAATGGGAAATTCCACGGCAAGATGCCCGCCACCACGCCCAGCGGCTTGCGCATCAGGAAAATGTGCTCGCCGGCGCGGTCGCTGGTCAGCACCTCGCCCTCCAGGCGCCGCCCCCATTCGGCCATGTAGTCCAGGTAATCGGCGGTGAAATTGACCTCGACCTGAGCCAGGGCCGGTACCTTGCCGCCTTCCTGGGTGATGATACGTGCCAGGCGATCGGCGTTGGCCCGCACTTTTGCTGCGATCTGACGCAAGTACCCCGCACGCTCGATGGCGGTTTTCGCCGCCCAGCCGCGCTGTGCCTTGCGTGCTGCGGCGATGGCGCGCTCAACCTGTTCGGCCGGGGACTCCGGCACCCGTGCGAGCAACTTGCCGTTGGCCGGGTTGTAGACCTCGATCAGGGACTCGCTGCCGACGAAGCCGTTGTCGATGAAGTTCTGGTAGGTCGCATCGCTCATGGTCGTTTCACTCCTTTGCATGGTTATCGGCCAACGGCGGCTGGGCGGCCGGTTTGGCGCTGAATTGCTGCCAGGCGTTGCCTTCGCGCTTGAGGTCGTGGGCGCGCTTGATCAGGTACTGGTGCACTTGTTCCACCTGTTCGGGCTTGAGGTTGTCGGCAAACGACGGCATGCCGTCGGGCACCCGCCCGCCATAGAGAATGCCGAGGAACATCTGGTGTTTCTCCGCACTGAGCTTGCGCAGATCAGGCAACACGCCGCCGCTGACGGCATGGATGCCATGGCACTGCGAACAGTTGCCGTCGTACAGCGCCGCGCCAGCGGCAACGGCCTGGGCATCGCCGGTCAGCGCTGGCGGCTCTGGCGCGTCGGCCGGTGGCGCGGGTTCATGCAGCTTGGCAGTACCACCGATCTTGTAGGTCAGCACCTGCGAGAACGGCTGGACCCCGGCGCGCAGCGACAGCGCCCCGGCGAAGGTCGAGAACGCCCCGCCCCAGCCTGCCATGAAGGTCACATACTGCTCGCCGTCCACCGAATAGGTGATGGGCGCGGCCATTATCCCACTCGCGGCTGGCGATTCCCACAGTTTCTTGCCGTCGTCGGCGGCATACGCGATCACCCGCCCATCGGCGCTGCCTTCGAATACCAGGTTGCCAGCGGTGCTCAGGGTGCCGCCATTGAAAATGGTGATGTACGGCACCTCCCAGGCCGGGGCTTGCTTGACCGGGTCCCAGGCGATCAGCTTGCCAGACCAGGTCTTGGCCATCTCCAGCAGGCCATCGGCGCCCTCGGGCATCATCCCGGTGCGCAGGCCCAGCTGGTACACGCTCTTGAACGGATTGCGCTTGGGCGCATCGGGGATGTGCTCGTAGTAGGCCGACATGATGTGCGCCGGGATGTACACCAATCCGGTGTTGGGGTTGTAGGACATCGGGTGCCAATCATGGGCGCCCCAGAACGCCGGCGTCACCAGCTTGCGCTTGCCGTCTTTCCAATACGCGGCGGCATCCTCGTCGAGAATCGGGCGGCCAGTCTTCATGTCGATGCCCTTGGCCCAGTTCACCGGCACGATGTTCTTGGCCGACAACAGCTCGCCCGTGGCCCGGTCGAGCACGTAGAAGAAGCCGTTCTTCGGCGCTTGCATCAGCACCTTGCGTTGCTTGCCGTCGATTGGCAGCTCGGCGAGGATCATGTGCTGGGTAGCGGTGAAGTCCCAGGCGTCACCTGGGGTGGTCTGGTAGTGCCAGGCGTATTCGCCGGTGTCGGCATTGACCGCCACGATCGACGACAGGAACAGGTTGTCACCCTTGGCCTGGCTACGCCATTTCGGGTCCCACATCGAGCCGTTGCCAACGCCGATGTACAGAAGGTTCAGTTCCGGGTCGTAGGCGAACGAGTCCCAGGCCGTGCCGCCACCGCCCCACTCGACGTAGGCGTCGCCATGCCAGGTCTTGCTGGCGATTTCCATGGCCTTGTCTTCAGGCGGCAGCTTCGGGTCGCCGGGCACGGTGAAGAAGCGCCAGGCCTGCTTGCCGGTCTCGGCGTCATAGGCGGTCACGTAGCCACGCACGCCGAACTCGGCGCCGCCGTTGCCGATGATGACCTTGCCGTTGACCACGCGCGGCGCGCCGGTGATGGTGTAGCTGCGCTTATGGTCGTCGCGGGTGTCGACCGACCAGACGCGCTTGCCGGTCTTGGCGTCAATCGCCTCCAGGCGGCCATCGAGCACGCCGACATAGACCTTGCCCTGCCACACCGCGACCCCGCGATTGACGGCATCGCAGCAGGCTTCGCCCGCCCGATGGCGGTCTGACTGCGGGTCGTACTTCCACAGCAGCTTGCCGTTGCGTGCATCCAGGGCATACACCACCGAGAAGGGGCCGGTGGTGTACATCACACCATCGACCACGATGGGCGTGGCTTCCACGCCGCGGTCGAGGTCGAGTTTGTAGCTCCAGGCCAGGCCCAGCTGGTTGACGTTGTCCTGGTTGATCGCCTTGAGCGGGCTGTAGCGCTGCTCGTCGTAGGTACGACCATGGCTCATCCAGTTACCGGGTTCCTTGTCGGCATCGATGATGCGCTTGCCGTCGACCTCGGCGGCAAGCGCAGGGGCGATACAGGCAAGGGCCAGGGTCAGGCAGCTCAGGGCAGTGGACAGGGGCCGGCGGTGCGGACCTGATCGTTTCATGGGGGCTCTCCGTTTCTTGTTATGGCGACGGTGCGAGACGTCGCCAAGATCGAGAGCAATGGCTGTGCCAGAGACCCTTGGAGCACCTGAAAGCCCCGAAATAGACGGATCTGCGGCTGTACTCCAGCCTGCGATGCAAACGCCTTCCTGGGTCAGCGGCGGCACAGGTGATGCGTGATTGGCACAACTGTGTCAGCGGCCCTCGTGGCTCGGACCATTGGGGACTCGAACGACAGGATCCCGGTCCCCCCTTTCCCGAATCATCCCGGTATCGTGCGCGCCAACGGTTTATCCCTCTCTGGAGCTGCAATGAAACTCTTCCACCCCCTGCAGATCGGCCCCCTGACATTGCCCAACCGGGTGTTCATGGCCCCCCTCACCCGCCTGCGCAGCCTGGAGCCGGGCGATGTGCCGACGCCACTGATGGCCGAATACTACCGTCAGCGTGCCAGCGCCGGCCTGATCATCACCGAAGCGACGCAGATTTCCTTCCAGGCCAAGGGCTACTCGGGTTCACCAGGCATCCACAGCGCCGAGCAGATCGCCGCCTGGCGCATGGTCAACGAAGGCATCCATGCCGCCGGCGGCCACAGTGCCGTACAGGTCTGGCACACTGGCCGGGTATCGCACACCACGTTGCAGCCAGGCGGTGAAGCCCCGGTGGCCCCCTCAGCGCTGGCCGCCGATGCCCGCACGACTCTGCGCGACGAGCAAGGCAACCTGTTTCGCGTCGAGACGTCCATGCCACGCGCCCTTAGCACCGATGAAATCGCAGGTATCGTCGCCGACTTCGGCCAGGCGGCCGTCAACGCCCGCGACGCTGGCTTCGACTTCATCGAACTGCACGCTGCGCATGGCTATCTGCTGCACCAGTTCCTCACCCCGAGCGCCAACCAGCGTGAGGACCACTATGGCGGTAGCGTGGAGAATCGGGCGCGCATCGTCCTCGAGGCGGTCGATGCA
Proteins encoded in this window:
- a CDS encoding PQQ-dependent dehydrogenase, methanol/ethanol family, whose product is MKRSGPHRRPLSTALSCLTLALACIAPALAAEVDGKRIIDADKEPGNWMSHGRTYDEQRYSPLKAINQDNVNQLGLAWSYKLDLDRGVEATPIVVDGVMYTTGPFSVVYALDARNGKLLWKYDPQSDRHRAGEACCDAVNRGVAVWQGKVYVGVLDGRLEAIDAKTGKRVWSVDTRDDHKRSYTITGAPRVVNGKVIIGNGGAEFGVRGYVTAYDAETGKQAWRFFTVPGDPKLPPEDKAMEIASKTWHGDAYVEWGGGGTAWDSFAYDPELNLLYIGVGNGSMWDPKWRSQAKGDNLFLSSIVAVNADTGEYAWHYQTTPGDAWDFTATQHMILAELPIDGKQRKVLMQAPKNGFFYVLDRATGELLSAKNIVPVNWAKGIDMKTGRPILDEDAAAYWKDGKRKLVTPAFWGAHDWHPMSYNPNTGLVYIPAHIMSAYYEHIPDAPKRNPFKSVYQLGLRTGMMPEGADGLLEMAKTWSGKLIAWDPVKQAPAWEVPYITIFNGGTLSTAGNLVFEGSADGRVIAYAADDGKKLWESPAASGIMAAPITYSVDGEQYVTFMAGWGGAFSTFAGALSLRAGVQPFSQVLTYKIGGTAKLHEPAPPADAPEPPALTGDAQAVAAGAALYDGNCSQCHGIHAVSGGVLPDLRKLSAEKHQMFLGILYGGRVPDGMPSFADNLKPEQVEQVHQYLIKRAHDLKREGNAWQQFSAKPAAQPPLADNHAKE
- a CDS encoding FAD-dependent oxidoreductase, with amino-acid sequence MTRHAVATLDQLDSKRPLRVQAGNEEVVLVHQGDRVHAYQANCPHAGAPLDEGVICNGLMVCPWHKAAFAADSGTVCEPPALADLRRYRTWVENGQVWVDDQPLPTPTTPRHSDARRFVVIGAGAAGSAAVATLLDHGFNGHLLWLDQERQPAYDRTSLSKFVIAGEMPPDEVPTLLEADVLRQGRLERRQAKVRGLDVKKRSITLADGQRIDYDAALLATGGKPRRPDIAGADLAGVLTLRSREDAERLLDAAEPGQPVVIVGDGFIGLEAAAALHKYGLQVHVVSRHEVPLAKQLGERIGRSIRQLHERKGVTFHGPTEVLRFEGQGQVEAVQLANGERLATPLVLLGTGVSPATAFLHGLDLAKDQSVKADAQLRVADGLWAAGDIATFPLAGRPIRIEHWRLAQQHAVIAAANMLGEQRQYDDVPFFWTYQHGRTYEVLGHARDWDHIEFVGEPEQGDFIALQCVGDQVEAVIAKGYSDAMAQLSQRMKRPLSLADALALI
- the aldA gene encoding aldehyde dehydrogenase, with the translated sequence MSDATYQNFIDNGFVGSESLIEVYNPANGKLLARVPESPAEQVERAIAAARKAQRGWAAKTAIERAGYLRQIAAKVRANADRLARIITQEGGKVPALAQVEVNFTADYLDYMAEWGRRLEGEVLTSDRAGEHIFLMRKPLGVVAGILPWNFPFFLIARKMAPALITGNTIVIKPSEETPINCYEFARLVAETDLPAGVFNVVGGKGASVGHGLSSHAGVDLVSFTGSVATGARIMAAAAPNITKLNLELGGKAPAIVLGDADLDLAVKAIVASRVINTGQVCNCAERVYVERKVADAFVDKVAQAMAATRYGDPSQQADLDMGPLINQAGLDKVAQMVRTAVGQGAQVATGGQVADLGAGFHYQPTVLAGCSADMEIMRKEIFGPVLPIQVVEDLDEAIALANDSEYGLTSSLYTRDLNAALKACREIDFGETYINRENFEAMQGFHAGARKSGIGGADGKHGLYEYTRTQVVYIQG
- a CDS encoding alkene reductase, whose product is MKLFHPLQIGPLTLPNRVFMAPLTRLRSLEPGDVPTPLMAEYYRQRASAGLIITEATQISFQAKGYSGSPGIHSAEQIAAWRMVNEGIHAAGGHSAVQVWHTGRVSHTTLQPGGEAPVAPSALAADARTTLRDEQGNLFRVETSMPRALSTDEIAGIVADFGQAAVNARDAGFDFIELHAAHGYLLHQFLTPSANQREDHYGGSVENRARIVLEAVDAAVAAWSAERVGIRVFPLGGFNGVDNGEDQEAAGLYLIKELAKRNLAYLHLSEPDWAGGKPLRDEFREAIRAAYPGVIIAAGAYTAEKGEDLIGRGLIDAVAFGRSFIANPDLVLRLREKAPLNEHRAQFDYANGAQGYTDYPTLKRA
- a CDS encoding sigma-54-dependent Fis family transcriptional regulator: MPAYPGTPRPSELAAFIDCHFADRGLQPEAVIAESWYRSINQHRLDPELRHVDNILSAAEVRQHQAQHEAYLAIASQGVSGLARRVVDAGFAVLLSDADGITLDARLPADQQRYTRSGLRVGARWDESIAGTNGIGTALASRQALTIHRQEHFLSANARLSCSVAPLFDAQGQLLGCLNATCLQNEGPKQAQQLTLQLVTLYARLIENTHFRQRYRDCLTLAVTPRDDLADLANEQLLALDPSGRVIGANQAAFAAYPHALLGRRIDQLLPANVDALLDLTRGGARGAHLRSQDEQLLDVGLRVPAGYRQAPARPGVAPGIRHPSLERLAGSDPQLQQGVRRLRKVLDQEIAILLHGETGTGKEAFARALHQASRRQAGPFVALNCAAIPESLIESELFGYRAGSFTGANRKGMKGKLELANGGTLFLDEIGDMPAHLQTRLLRVLAERELLPLGADTPVALDIQVISATHQDLQAMIADKRFRQDLYYRLCGMRMVLPALRERSDRADLIEQLLAGLPSGAGLRLSSEARNCLLHHPWPGNVRQLLNTLRYAVALAEDGVIELADLPEELLDQAGPATHSALELQVENAEARHLLEVLKRERWNMSAAAEAAGISRSTLYRKMKRYGIVQPNLVG